In Salvelinus alpinus chromosome 22, SLU_Salpinus.1, whole genome shotgun sequence, one genomic interval encodes:
- the LOC139549079 gene encoding uncharacterized protein, whose amino-acid sequence MNFKFTYSEIEELGGNLPMKKRKSRFTFDEVHLLLSEVKRNRHILVSKFNQGASSDLRKRTWADIAICINKISECQREVMEIVKKWADLKCDAKRRMVAMRGPNGVRISQNLSPVEKMVHEILATSPPNKAIMGSMNHEPEENDFGDMSEMSTRSSGTSNGMAGLHHMGMPGTTPHAMGLSMSPFSTQKDIGMFSRMPFGRDPSQSSHDFSFMTPVDEDNSLGFEDLEEELRHMGSFRPPAEPRRTYSRFAASSTAVSSSMATSSSSLPAPSSSFLPAAPSSSTSPGSVMGQGAIRKQLAHSASLSLKEQKATTALLGAVSGSLGALAQSVQQLVESQQEFVRDSLEMQRETVSVLRDFSTNALALLRDKVNGHPPS is encoded by the exons ATGAATTTCAAATTCACCTATAGCGAAATAGAGGAACTTGGGGGCAACTTGCCCATGAAGAAAAGGAAGTCACGCTTCACCTTCGATGAAGTCCATCTGTTGCTGTCTGAGGTCAAAAGAAACAGGCACATCCTCGTAA GCAAGTTCAACCAAGGCGCCTCGTCAGACCTGAGGAAGCGAACATGGGCGGACATCGCTATTTGCATCAACAAAATCAGCGAGTGCCAACGGGAGGTCATGGAGATCGTCAAGAAGTGGGCGGACCTAAAGTGCGACGCCAAGCGCAGGATGGTGGCCATGCGAGGGCCTAATGGTGTCCGTATCTCCCAGAACCTGTCGCCGGTGGAGAAAATGGTGCACGAAATACTAGCCACGTCCCCTCCGAACAAGGCCATCATGGGCAGTATGAATCATGAACCTGAGGAGAATGACTTTGGTGACATGTCAGAAATGTCGACTCGCTCCTCTGGCACCTCTAATGGTATGGCTGGCCTTCATCATATGGGTATGCCTGGCACCACCCCCCACGCCATGGGCTTGTCTATGTCACCTTTCTCAACTCAAAAAGATATTGGCATGTTTTCTCGGATGCCATTTGGCC GGGATCCTTCTCAGTCGTCTCATGATTTTTCATTCATGACACCAGTCGATGAAG ACAACAGTCTAGGATTTGAGGACCTAGAAGAGGAGCTGCGGCACATGGGCTCCTTCCGCCCTCCTGCTGAACCTCGTCGCACCTACTCCAGATTCGCCGCCTCTTCCACCGCTGTGTCTTCCTCCATGGCTACTTCCTCGTCCTCCCTCCCAGCTCCCTCCTCTTCCTTTCTCCCTGCTGCTCCCTCCTCTTCTACCTCTCCAGGGTCAGTCATGGGGCAGGGGGCAATCCGGAAGCAGCTAGCCCACAGTGCCTCCCTCAGTCTCAAGGAGCAGAAGGCCACTACTGCCCTGCTAGGGGCCGTGTCGGGGTCTCTGGGGGCCCTGGCCCAGTCCGTGCAGCAGCTGGTGGAGTCGCAGCAGGAGTTTGTACGCGACTCCCTGGAGATGCAGCGAGAGACTGTGAGCGTCCTGCGAGACTTCTCCACCAATGCCCTGGCTCTCCTGCGGGACAAGGTCAATGGCCACCCGCCTTCTTAA
- the LOC139549082 gene encoding synaptosomal-associated protein 25-like — protein MSGKMAADSPVRTEHEELQRSANQVTDESLESTRRMMQLVEESKDSGIRALVMLDEQGEQLERIEEGLDQINSDMKEAEKNLTDLGQCCGLCSCDKLKDFEESGAYKKVWGNNQDGVVSGQPSSRVVDEREQMIMSGGYIRKVTNDAREDEMEENLGHVGSIIGNLKSMALDMGNEIDTQNVQIDRIQGKAIHNVYRIDAANQKANNLMKR, from the exons ATGTCAGGCAAGATGGCTGCCGACTCACCCGTGAGGACAGAGCATGAGGAGCTGCAGAGGAGTGCCAACCAGGTGACAGATGAG TCCCTGGAGAGTACCCGTCGTATGATGCAGCTAGTAGAGGAG AGCAAAGATTCGGGAATCCGGGCCCTGGTCATGCTGGACGAACAAGGAG AGCAACTGGAGCGGATTGAGGAGGGCCTGGACCAGATCAACTCGGATATGAAGGAGGCTGAGAAGAACCTCACAGACCTGGGCCAATGCTGTGGTCTGTGCTCCTGTGATAA GCTGAAGGACTTTGAGGAGAGTGGGGCCTATAAGAAGGTGTGGGGGAACAACCAGGATGGGGTGGTGTCCGGCCAGCCGTCCTCACGCGTGGTGGATGAGAGAGAGCAGATGATCATGAGCGGAGGCTACATACGCAA GGTGACAAATGATGCACGCGAAGATGAGATGGAGGAGAATCTGGGACATGTAGGCAGCATCATAGGCAACCTGAAGAGCATGGCACTGGACATGGGCAATGAGATCGACACGCAGAATGTCCAGATTGACCGCATTCAGGGCAAG GCCATTCACAATGTATACCGCATTGATGCTGCCAATCAGAAAGCTAACAATCTAATGAAAAGATAG